The following proteins are encoded in a genomic region of Coffea eugenioides isolate CCC68of chromosome 6, Ceug_1.0, whole genome shotgun sequence:
- the LOC113776232 gene encoding peroxidase 2-like, whose protein sequence is MASFSILYLYLHALMIILSSLVLGLASSAPLSPVYYNRVCPQALPTIRRMVEDAVSQERRMGASLLRLHFHDCFVNGCDASILLDATPTIDSEKNALPNANSARGFEVIDRIKAQVDKVCGRPVVSCADILAVAARDSVVALGGPSWAVQLGRRDSTTASRSVANNDIPSPFMDLPALISSFKKQGLNVKDLVALSGGHTLGFAQCRLFRNRIYNETNNIDPSFASQRQATCPRAGGDSNLSPLDPSPAVFDTAYFSNLVSKRGLLHSDQALFGAGGPTQDLVKSYSANLLAFSADFANSMIKMGGIKPLTGNRGQIRFNCRKVN, encoded by the exons ATGGCTTCTTTCTCCATATTGTATCTGTATCTACATGCCTTGATGATAATATTGTCTTCCCTGGTACTGGGCCTAGCTTCCTCTGCTCCACTTTCCCCCGTATACTATAACAGAGTGTGTCCCCAAGCCTTGCCAACCATCAGACGCATGGTGGAGGATGCCGTGAGCCAAGAGCGCCGCATGGGAGCCTCTTTACTGCGTCTACATTTCCATGACTGTTTCGTTAAT GGTTGTGATGCTTCAATACTGCTAGATGCAACACCCACAATTGACAGTGAAAAGAATGCGCTTCCTAATGCGAATTCCGCAAGAGGATTTGAGGTTATCGACCGGATCAAGGCCCAAGTGGACAAAGTCTGCGGACGCCCCGTCGTATCTTGCGCTGATATTTTGGCCGTTGCCGCTCGTGACTCCGTAGTTGCT TTAGGAGGACCATCTTGGGCGGTTCAGCTGGGCAGGAGAGACTCCACGACCGCCAGCAGAAGCGTAGCAAACAATGACATACCATCGCCCTTCATGGACCTACCAGCACTCATTAGCAGCTTCAAGAAGCAAGGTCTGAACGTTAAAGACCTTGTGGCGCTGTCTGGTGGCCACACCCTCGGGTTTGCTCAGTGCCGCCTCTTCAGAAACCGGATCTACAACGAGACCAATAACATCGACCCCTCCTTTGCCAGCCAAAGGCAAGCAACCTGTCCTCGCGCTGGAGGCGACTCCAACCTTAGCCCCCTCGATCCTTCCCCCGCCGTTTTCGACACTGCCTACTTCAGTAACTTGGTGAGCAAGAGAGGGCTACTTCACTCTGATCAGGCACTATTTGGTGCTGGGGGCCCAACCCAGGATCTCGTCAAGTCTTACTCCGCTAACTTGCTCGCCTTCTCCGCTGATTTTGCCAATTCCATGATTAAGATGGGCGGTATTAAACCTTTGACGGGGAACCGAGGTCAAATCCGATTCAACTGCAGAAAGGTGAACTAG
- the LOC113775173 gene encoding cationic peroxidase 1-like produces the protein MAASHALLWISKPSGISSLAISFVTFILLVGMTSAQLSANFYASSCPNVLTTIRTAVNSAVSKEARMGASLLRLHFHDCFVNGCDASVLLDDTANFTGEKTAGPNNNSLRGFEVIDSIKSQLETSCPGVVSCADILTVAARDGVAALGGPSWNILLGRRDSTTASLSAANSNIPGPGLNLNALISAFANKGFTATEMVALSGGHTIGQARCLLFRNRIYNEANINASFAAAVKANCPRSGGDNNLSPLDTTSPISFDNAYFRNLQTQKGLLHSDQQLFSGGSTNAQVNTYSSNSATFFTDFANAMVKMDNLSPLTGTNGQIRTNCRKTN, from the exons ATGGCTGCCTCTCACGCTTTACTATGGATATCAAAACCTAGCGGCATTAGTAGTCTTGCAATCAGCTTCGTAAcattcattcttcttgttggaATGACTTCTGCTCAATTATCTGCGAACTTCTATGCAAGCTCTTGCCCAAACGTGCTCACCACCATCAGAACAGCAGTGAACTCTGCTGTATCAAAAGAGGCTCGGATGGGGGCATCCTTACTCCGTCTTCATTTCCATGATTGTTTCGTAAAT GGATGTGATGCATCGGTGCTGCTGGACGATACAGCAAACTTCACAGGAGAAAAGACGGCTGGCCCCAATAACAACTCTCTACGAGGATTTGAGGTGATAGACAGCATCAAATCCCAACTTGAGACCTCGTGCCCCGGTGTTGTTTCTTGCGCCGATATTTTGACCGTCGCAGCTCGCGACGGTGTTGCTGCG CTGGGCGGCCCAAGTTGGAACATACTACTCGGCAGAAGGGACTCGACCACAGCAAGTTTAAGTGCGGCCAATAGCAATATCCCTGGGCCAGGATTGAACCTTAATGCTCTGATTTCGGCCTTCGCAAACAAAGGGTTCACAGCCACAGAAATGGTGGCTCTATCAG GAGGTCACACAATAGGCCAGGCCAGGTGCCTCTTATTCCGGAACCGTATCTACAATGAAGCCAACATAAACGCCTCTTTCGCCGCCGCCGTGAAAGCGAATTGTCCTCGCAGCGGAGGCGACAACAACCTCTCTCCGCTGGACACAACCAGTCCCATTTCATTTGACAATGCTTATTTCAGGAACTTGCAAACCCAAAAGGGACTACTCCACTCCGATCAACAGCTGTTCAGCGGAGGATCCACAAATGCTCAAGTCAATACTTACAGTTCCAATTCTGCCACCTTTTTCACCGATTTTGCTAATGCCATGGTGAAGATGGATAACCTTAGCCCCCTCACGGGTACAAATGGCCAGATCCGGACCAACTGCAGGAAAACCAACTGA